CGAGGAGAAATCATTGTAAGAGAAGGTGAACCGTCTAACGAAAAGATGTATTTCATCTTAAGTGGTTCCCTTTCTGTTGGAATGGGTGCACCTGACCAAGGAAATTTTCATGAAGTAAGAAAACTTTCTACTGGCGAATTTTTCGGCGAAATTGCACTTATCTCCAGCCATCCTAGAGCGATGACGGTTTTTATTGATTCAGACAGAGCACAACTCGGGATCCTTGATAAACAAAACTTAACTCGCATTGCAAATTCAAACCCAATGTTTGTATATGCATTGCTACAAACTTACGTTGAACGTTTAATTGAAGCAGAACAAAGATTAAAAGATCTTACGGAGTCAAGTGATGGGACTTAAAGAATCTCTCGCAAAACTAAGTATGATCAATATCAAACGTGGAGAGGTGCTCTTTAAAGAAGGAGTTCCTTCGAACGGAGCCATGTTCTTTTTGTTCGAAGGACAGTTGGACATTTATAAACAAATCGAAGGCAAACATATAAAACTAAGAAGTATCCTGCCTGGTGAGTTCTTTGGAGAAATGGCTATTATCAATAATAGCCCAAGAGCCGCTTCGATAGTTGTTGTTTCAGAAATGGCTAAACTTGGTATTATTAACCGAACAACCTTTGTTCAGATGAGCCAAGAGAGTCCTGAATTTTTATTTTTATTACTCAAAAAAGTAATCGAACGATTGTATGAAACCGATGGAAAAATCAGAGCCATCAAACGGAAACAAGATGAAGATTCGATGATTGCTAAAGTAATCCCTGCATCTGGCACAAACACAGATAGTAGCGGAAGTGATTCAACAAACCAACCGGAACCATTCTCAGATGATATCGCTCCTATTGGGGAATGATTATTGATTCTGTTTTTTACGTTTAATTTTAAATAGTTCTGGAGAAATTTGAATCTCCGGAACTACCCAATGCCGATCTTCCACAACCAATTCTTTAATTACTTCTGCGATTTGACTGGGTAATAAATAGGAATTTGGATCTTCATCCGGTTCAAAATTTAAGTGATTATAAAAATCGGTTTTTGTGATGTCAGGTATGACCAGATGAACTTTTACACCAAACTTACGTAACTCAGCAAACAACTCCCTTGAATAATGATGAATCCCTGCTTTGAGAGAAGCATATACGTTGCCCCAAGGTGAAATTTCTTTTCCTGCCACAGAACCTATAAAAATAATTCGTCCATGGTTTTGTTTCAAAAATCGTGTTAGTTGACTCGTAAGCAACATTGGAGCTGTTATATGAACGTTAATCATCTCACGAATTCTTTCGGAAGACAATTCTTCAACAGGGGCAAAATAAGCAAGACCCGCTGAGTGAACCAATAAAGTAATTTCATTTTTTTTGGGAATACGAACCAAAAGTTGATCAAGATCTTTCGCATTAGAAAGATCGCAAGAAAACAGATGAAATGATTCGTTTTTGAATTGGCAGTGTTCTGGGTTTCGACAAACGCCATAAACAAAATATCCCATACCAACTAACATCTGAGAAATGGCAAGCCCTATACCCCGAGAAGCCCCGGTGACCAAAGCTATTTTGGAAACTGTCAC
This genomic stretch from Leptospira meyeri harbors:
- a CDS encoding Crp/Fnr family transcriptional regulator, whose amino-acid sequence is MSIPKKDNRINIFDFVNTVPTKTFKRGEIIVREGEPSNEKMYFILSGSLSVGMGAPDQGNFHEVRKLSTGEFFGEIALISSHPRAMTVFIDSDRAQLGILDKQNLTRIANSNPMFVYALLQTYVERLIEAEQRLKDLTESSDGT
- a CDS encoding Crp/Fnr family transcriptional regulator is translated as MGLKESLAKLSMINIKRGEVLFKEGVPSNGAMFFLFEGQLDIYKQIEGKHIKLRSILPGEFFGEMAIINNSPRAASIVVVSEMAKLGIINRTTFVQMSQESPEFLFLLLKKVIERLYETDGKIRAIKRKQDEDSMIAKVIPASGTNTDSSGSDSTNQPEPFSDDIAPIGE
- a CDS encoding SDR family oxidoreductase — encoded protein: MTVSKIALVTGASRGIGLAISQMLVGMGYFVYGVCRNPEHCQFKNESFHLFSCDLSNAKDLDQLLVRIPKKNEITLLVHSAGLAYFAPVEELSSERIREMINVHITAPMLLTSQLTRFLKQNHGRIIFIGSVAGKEISPWGNVYASLKAGIHHYSRELFAELRKFGVKVHLVIPDITKTDFYNHLNFEPDEDPNSYLLPSQIAEVIKELVVEDRHWVVPEIQISPELFKIKRKKQNQ